The Deltaproteobacteria bacterium genome contains a region encoding:
- the ilvD gene encoding dihydroxy-acid dehydratase produces MKKRSDLMLAGSERAPHRSLLRAGGFSDRELKKPIIGIANSFNEVIPGHTHLDKLAEAAKAGVYAAGGTPVVFNTIGVCDGIAMNHDGMKYSLPSRELIADSLEIMAMAHPFDGLILMASCDKIVPGMLIAAARLDIPAIFISGGPMLPGRIEGREAGLDKLFEAVGRLKTGDIDEQELRRFECDVCPGAGSCSGMFTANTMSNLAEALGMALPMNGSIPAVYAERIWLAKETGHHAVELVKKDLRPRQIMTRQAFENMIAVDMALGGSTNSALHIPAIAYYAGVDVCLEDFGGIAQKIPHLTTIAPAGPHHVIDLYYAGGVPAIMAELRKKGLLHDGQMTVTGQPLGNLLDSIAAGIQDETVIRRIDNPVHTAGGLAVLKGNLAPAGAIVKQAAVADEMLQHSGPARVFQSEDDAFETIMGGGIHAGDVIVIRYEGPKGGPGMREMLSPTSALAGMGMDKQVALITDGRFSGATRGAAIGHVSPEAASGGPIGIIQDGDIIDIDIPGKSLNIRLDDAEIQKRQSELPEFELKIKTGYLARYARFVSSADKGAVFPK; encoded by the coding sequence ATGAAAAAACGTAGCGATCTCATGCTCGCGGGGTCGGAAAGGGCACCTCACCGATCCCTGTTGAGGGCGGGCGGCTTTTCCGACCGTGAACTGAAAAAACCCATCATCGGCATCGCCAATTCGTTCAACGAAGTCATCCCGGGGCACACCCACCTGGACAAGCTGGCGGAGGCCGCCAAGGCCGGTGTCTATGCGGCCGGAGGAACGCCGGTGGTGTTCAACACCATCGGGGTGTGCGACGGCATCGCCATGAATCACGACGGCATGAAATATTCCCTGCCCAGCCGGGAGTTGATTGCGGACTCTTTGGAAATCATGGCCATGGCCCACCCCTTTGACGGTCTGATACTGATGGCATCCTGCGACAAAATCGTCCCGGGCATGCTGATTGCCGCGGCCAGGCTCGATATACCGGCCATCTTCATTTCGGGCGGCCCCATGCTGCCCGGCAGGATCGAAGGCCGGGAGGCCGGACTGGACAAGCTGTTCGAGGCGGTTGGCCGGTTGAAGACCGGCGACATCGACGAACAGGAACTGCGGCGGTTCGAGTGTGATGTCTGCCCCGGTGCCGGCTCGTGTTCCGGCATGTTTACGGCCAACACCATGTCGAACCTGGCGGAGGCGTTGGGGATGGCGCTGCCCATGAACGGCAGCATCCCGGCGGTGTATGCCGAAAGGATTTGGCTGGCCAAGGAAACCGGCCACCATGCGGTCGAACTGGTAAAAAAAGACCTGCGCCCGCGTCAGATAATGACCCGGCAGGCATTTGAAAACATGATCGCCGTGGACATGGCGCTGGGTGGCTCCACCAACTCGGCTTTGCACATCCCGGCCATCGCCTATTACGCCGGTGTGGATGTTTGTCTGGAAGATTTCGGCGGCATTGCCCAAAAGATTCCGCACTTGACCACCATCGCGCCGGCCGGACCGCACCATGTCATCGATCTTTACTATGCCGGCGGTGTGCCGGCCATCATGGCGGAGCTTCGGAAAAAGGGACTGCTGCACGATGGGCAGATGACCGTAACCGGACAACCGTTGGGGAATCTGCTGGACAGCATTGCGGCCGGCATCCAAGACGAGACGGTGATCCGACGCATCGACAACCCGGTGCACACCGCCGGCGGCCTTGCTGTTTTGAAGGGCAACCTCGCCCCTGCGGGCGCCATCGTCAAACAGGCCGCTGTTGCCGATGAGATGCTGCAACACTCGGGCCCTGCCCGTGTGTTTCAGTCCGAAGACGACGCCTTCGAGACCATCATGGGGGGCGGTATCCACGCCGGGGATGTTATCGTCATTCGTTATGAAGGCCCCAAGGGCGGTCCCGGCATGCGGGAGATGCTGTCGCCCACATCGGCCCTGGCAGGCATGGGCATGGACAAGCAGGTGGCCCTTATCACCGATGGCCGCTTTTCCGGGGCCACCCGGGGAGCAGCCATCGGCCATGTGTCACCGGAAGCCGCCTCCGGCGGCCCCATCGGGATCATTCAGGACGGTGACATTATCGACATCGACATACCCGGCAAATCCCTGAACATCCGGCTGGACGATGCGGAGATCCAAAAACGGCAGTCGGAACTGCCCGAATTTGAATTGAAGATAAAAACCGGCTACCTGGCGCGTTACGCCAGGTTTGTGTCCAGTGCGGACAAGGGAGCGGTTTTCCCCAAATAA
- a CDS encoding DUF362 domain-containing protein, protein MDKHLVAVGKYEKPLESVRNVIDLCGGMERFKPGNKVFIKPNIVFWSTVVEFPKYGVITTSRIIHDVVAILKENGVDDITIGEGSVTPDPRDSSAQSAHAYESLGYNELIKRYGIKTMNVFDRPFKKVDLGDEIELKFNQDVFDADLIVDLPVMKTHSQTAVSLGIKNLKGLIDIPSRRACHNADPERNLHFWVSHLADKMPPIFTLIDGIYTAEYGPSFDGRMHRSNLLVASNNIYAADKVGALLLGHEPQDVPHLAHYGMRHSRPLDLSDVKIVGEAIEDHAKFHESFFPYTDDDEMPAAWDRRGYRGISYRKYDLTMCTYCANINGAVISAIMDAWKGEPWDDVEVLTGKRMLADPKKKHTILLGKCMVKANKDNPNIQHMIPVKSCPPKKDQIIKAFHEAGIAINPDIINNSEMLPGHFMRFYKDRPEFEPEHFKIE, encoded by the coding sequence ATGGACAAACACCTCGTAGCCGTCGGCAAATATGAAAAACCCCTTGAATCTGTTCGCAACGTCATAGATCTCTGCGGCGGGATGGAGCGCTTCAAGCCCGGCAACAAGGTATTCATCAAGCCGAACATCGTCTTCTGGTCGACTGTCGTTGAATTCCCCAAGTATGGCGTCATCACCACCAGCCGCATTATTCACGACGTGGTCGCCATTCTCAAAGAAAACGGTGTGGATGACATTACCATTGGCGAGGGATCCGTAACCCCGGATCCTAGAGACTCGTCCGCTCAATCGGCACATGCCTACGAATCACTCGGATACAACGAACTGATCAAACGTTATGGCATAAAAACCATGAATGTTTTCGATCGCCCCTTCAAGAAGGTCGATCTTGGAGACGAAATCGAGCTGAAATTCAACCAGGATGTTTTTGATGCGGACCTGATCGTCGATTTACCGGTTATGAAAACCCACAGCCAGACAGCCGTCAGCCTTGGGATCAAAAATCTCAAGGGTCTGATCGACATTCCCTCCAGGAGGGCTTGCCACAACGCGGATCCGGAAAGAAACCTTCATTTCTGGGTATCACACCTGGCGGACAAAATGCCGCCGATCTTCACGTTGATAGACGGGATCTATACGGCCGAATACGGCCCCTCGTTCGACGGACGCATGCACCGCAGCAATCTTTTGGTAGCCTCCAATAACATCTATGCCGCTGACAAGGTGGGGGCGCTGCTGCTCGGCCATGAACCGCAGGATGTACCTCACCTGGCCCACTACGGAATGCGCCACTCCCGGCCGCTGGACCTGTCGGACGTAAAAATCGTAGGGGAAGCCATCGAAGACCATGCTAAATTTCACGAATCTTTTTTTCCTTATACGGACGATGACGAAATGCCAGCGGCATGGGACAGAAGGGGATATCGAGGCATCTCCTATCGAAAGTACGACCTCACCATGTGCACGTATTGTGCAAACATCAACGGGGCGGTCATCAGCGCAATAATGGACGCTTGGAAAGGTGAGCCCTGGGACGACGTCGAAGTGCTGACGGGAAAACGTATGCTGGCGGACCCGAAAAAGAAGCACACCATCCTGTTGGGCAAGTGCATGGTCAAGGCCAACAAAGACAACCCGAACATCCAACACATGATTCCCGTAAAAAGCTGCCCGCCCAAAAAAGACCAGATTATCAAGGCATTTCACGAGGCAGGTATCGCTATCAACCCTGACATCATCAACAATTCAGAAATGCTTCCAGGGCATTTCATGCGTTTCTATAAAGACAGGCCCGAATTCGAACCCGAACATTTCAAAATTGAATGA
- a CDS encoding DUF4388 domain-containing protein: protein MTIEGDFNTLFLADVLQLLCSHRKTGVLKANQGEHEVKTFIKNGSIICVMGFRESSRLGNILVSNGVITGEQLEECLAIATRKTKPLGKILVDENLIEEGTLNRFIDRQAEDIILDMLMWEAGSFIYNDCDLDTDDLIIPHLNIMKILMQATRRIDEMSVLVKQISDDRMRFKLAARTGEKEALKLDSLERRVLELTAKGMTVREVIKACGEDEFHCYKAYYSLISSGLIEHRKDDPQRFEAEENRNYPVVKTYTDILDTIYKQTKPALGRQIMEVFDACKPCRYPWQSILMEKFSLHDPIATNVHGITNVLMAEVAPEKQLGCLMDTFNAFISNLLEKLPGFIGQTATQELFDKIEDRLAEL, encoded by the coding sequence ATGACCATTGAAGGCGATTTCAATACGCTCTTTCTGGCGGATGTCCTGCAGCTTCTGTGCAGCCACCGTAAAACGGGGGTACTCAAGGCGAACCAGGGGGAGCACGAAGTCAAAACCTTTATTAAAAACGGCAGCATCATCTGTGTCATGGGTTTCCGGGAAAGCAGTCGCCTGGGAAACATCCTTGTCTCAAACGGTGTGATTACCGGAGAGCAGCTCGAAGAATGCCTTGCTATAGCCACCCGGAAGACTAAGCCCCTGGGAAAAATCCTGGTTGACGAAAATCTGATAGAAGAAGGTACCCTCAACCGTTTCATAGACAGGCAGGCGGAAGATATCATCCTGGATATGCTGATGTGGGAAGCCGGCAGCTTCATTTACAATGACTGCGATCTCGACACCGACGACCTGATCATTCCCCACTTGAACATCATGAAAATCCTCATGCAGGCCACCCGCCGCATCGACGAAATGTCCGTCCTCGTCAAACAGATTTCCGATGACCGCATGCGCTTCAAGCTTGCGGCGCGGACCGGGGAGAAAGAGGCCTTGAAACTGGACAGCCTCGAGCGCAGGGTACTGGAGCTTACAGCCAAAGGCATGACGGTCAGGGAAGTGATCAAGGCCTGTGGTGAAGACGAGTTTCATTGCTACAAAGCCTATTATTCCCTGATTTCCTCAGGGTTGATCGAACACCGGAAAGACGACCCCCAGCGTTTCGAAGCCGAAGAGAATCGCAACTACCCCGTGGTTAAAACGTACACGGACATTCTCGACACCATTTACAAACAGACAAAGCCCGCCTTGGGGCGCCAGATCATGGAGGTTTTCGACGCCTGCAAACCGTGTCGTTATCCATGGCAATCGATCCTGATGGAAAAATTCAGTTTGCACGATCCTATCGCCACCAATGTTCACGGCATCACCAACGTTCTAATGGCTGAAGTAGCTCCCGAAAAGCAGCTCGGCTGCCTCATGGACACCTTCAACGCCTTCATCTCCAACCTTCTGGAAAAACTGCCGGGCTTCATCGGCCAGACGGCCACCCAGGAGCTGTTCGACAAAATAGAAGACCGGTTGGCCGAACTTTAA
- a CDS encoding GNAT family N-acetyltransferase codes for MKEKADPEKKPSHTVTLRNHRPGDIGMVIHRHGVLYAREYGFNHEFDAYVALGMGNFIQKLTPRERLWLAEVRGGFAGSIAAVRHDDQTAQLRWLIVEPRERGKGVGKQLVQEAIRFSREQEYRAIILWTIDFLHVARRLYAEAGFQLTENKVSQVWGKTLTEECWKLTLD; via the coding sequence ATGAAAGAAAAAGCAGACCCCGAAAAAAAACCTTCACACACGGTAACCCTGCGGAACCACCGCCCCGGAGATATCGGCATGGTTATCCACCGTCACGGCGTTCTGTACGCCCGCGAGTACGGATTCAATCACGAGTTTGACGCTTACGTGGCGCTGGGCATGGGCAATTTCATCCAAAAATTGACACCGCGGGAGCGCTTGTGGCTCGCGGAGGTCCGGGGCGGCTTTGCCGGCTCGATCGCCGCCGTCCGCCATGATGACCAAACCGCTCAGCTGCGCTGGCTGATCGTGGAACCCCGGGAACGGGGAAAAGGCGTCGGCAAGCAACTGGTGCAGGAGGCGATCCGCTTTTCCAGGGAGCAGGAATACCGGGCCATCATCCTTTGGACCATCGATTTTCTGCATGTCGCCCGCCGCCTTTATGCCGAAGCAGGCTTCCAACTGACGGAAAACAAGGTCAGCCAGGTCTGGGGAAAAACCCTCACCGAGGAGTGCTGGAAGCTGACATTGGATTGA
- a CDS encoding enoyl-CoA hydratase/isomerase family protein, which yields MSSDQLLVEKEGHILTLVLNRPEKRNALTPDMLVMLHDVLQQSKTEDDTRAVIIRGAGDRAFSSGYDVSAIPTRVSPELKNQLRGKSPFDLALDTLVNYPYPVIAMLNGYAFGGACDLAVACDLRIAAEDVQMGMVPARLGLVYFPDGIQRFIRTIGWANTREMFFTARRYRTGRLKEMGLVNYVVPRKELETFTHELAGEIAVNAPLSLKGMKRIMNLIASSQNLDSASLEETRTLVEAAMTSQDLQEGQAAFLEKRKPVFKGK from the coding sequence ATGAGTTCAGATCAACTGCTGGTGGAAAAAGAGGGGCACATCCTCACCCTGGTGCTGAACCGGCCCGAAAAACGCAATGCCCTGACGCCGGATATGCTCGTCATGCTGCATGACGTCCTGCAGCAGTCAAAAACGGAAGATGACACGCGTGCGGTGATCATCAGGGGGGCCGGCGACCGGGCCTTTTCGTCGGGATATGACGTCTCCGCCATCCCCACCCGTGTTTCCCCGGAATTAAAAAATCAACTGCGCGGAAAAAGCCCTTTCGACCTGGCGCTGGACACCCTCGTCAACTACCCTTACCCCGTGATCGCCATGCTCAACGGCTATGCTTTCGGCGGCGCCTGCGACCTGGCCGTGGCCTGCGATTTGCGCATCGCCGCCGAAGATGTCCAAATGGGAATGGTGCCGGCGAGGCTGGGGCTGGTCTACTTTCCGGACGGGATCCAGCGGTTTATCCGCACGATCGGCTGGGCCAACACCAGAGAGATGTTTTTTACGGCCCGCCGCTACAGGACCGGGCGGCTGAAGGAGATGGGCCTGGTCAACTACGTGGTTCCACGGAAGGAGCTAGAAACCTTCACGCATGAACTGGCCGGGGAGATCGCCGTCAACGCGCCGCTTTCCCTCAAAGGAATGAAACGCATCATGAACCTGATCGCATCGTCGCAAAACCTCGACTCCGCCTCCCTCGAGGAGACGCGCACCCTTGTGGAAGCCGCCATGACCAGTCAGGACCTGCAAGAGGGACAGGCGGCCTTTCTGGAGAAGCGGAAGCCAGTGTTTAAAGGGAAGTAG
- a CDS encoding phosphotransferase has protein sequence MNDKKEIREVRKAHRLDEERLANYLKAHLDNFSGSLNVRQFGYGQSNPTYLLEDLESGKSYVLRKKPPGKLLPSAHAVDREYRIIEALGKTDVPVPGVHLLCTDASVVGTPFYVMDQVTGRIFRSPIVPEAGDAAERAAIFDAMNATLARIHSVDWERLGLADYGKPGNYMARQTGRWSKQYRASQTEEIQSMEHLMDWLAANVPDDDTTTIVHGDFRLENMIVHPTEPRILAVLDWELSTLGHPLADLAYNCMGYHLPAGEKQRMGYMGIDFAATGIPTEAAYVDAYCRRTGRKEIPQWTFYIAFSLFRIAAIVQGVYKRGLDGNASASDAKTYGEMVKGLADVAWNLVEK, from the coding sequence ATGAACGATAAAAAGGAGATAAGGGAGGTCAGGAAAGCACACCGCCTGGACGAAGAACGGCTGGCGAACTACCTCAAGGCGCATCTGGATAATTTTTCCGGATCCCTGAACGTACGTCAGTTCGGCTACGGTCAGTCCAATCCCACCTATCTGTTGGAGGACCTGGAATCGGGTAAAAGCTACGTACTCCGGAAGAAGCCGCCGGGGAAACTTCTGCCTTCAGCCCATGCCGTGGACCGTGAGTACCGCATCATCGAGGCGCTGGGTAAAACGGATGTGCCGGTTCCCGGGGTTCATCTGCTGTGCACGGATGCGTCCGTCGTGGGTACGCCTTTTTATGTCATGGACCAGGTAACGGGGCGCATCTTCAGAAGCCCAATCGTTCCGGAAGCCGGGGATGCCGCCGAGCGGGCGGCCATTTTCGATGCCATGAACGCCACCCTTGCCAGGATTCATTCCGTGGATTGGGAGCGCCTGGGCCTAGCCGACTACGGGAAACCGGGAAATTACATGGCACGCCAGACCGGCAGGTGGAGCAAGCAGTACAGGGCCTCGCAGACCGAAGAGATTCAGAGCATGGAGCACCTCATGGACTGGCTGGCCGCCAACGTGCCGGATGACGACACGACTACCATCGTCCACGGTGATTTCCGGTTGGAGAACATGATCGTACACCCGACCGAACCGAGGATTCTCGCAGTGCTGGACTGGGAGTTGTCAACCCTGGGGCATCCCCTGGCGGACCTGGCGTACAACTGTATGGGCTATCACCTCCCGGCGGGGGAAAAACAGAGAATGGGCTATATGGGGATCGATTTTGCGGCAACGGGCATTCCTACGGAAGCCGCCTATGTGGATGCCTACTGCCGGCGGACAGGCCGAAAAGAGATCCCCCAATGGACGTTTTATATCGCTTTCAGCCTGTTCCGCATCGCCGCCATCGTTCAGGGGGTCTACAAGCGCGGTCTGGACGGCAATGCCAGCGCATCCGACGCCAAAACCTACGGCGAGATGGTCAAGGGATTGGCGGATGTGGCCTGGAACCTGGTGGAAAAATGA
- a CDS encoding acyl-CoA synthetase translates to MGRLEIKTLADIEMFEETPIQERMTCFNTYETIKQGAAINPEAPAISFIMSGDAYKDPMQVTYREFMQQIHRAANVFHDLGVGSKDVISYLLPNIPQTHYVLWGGEAAGIVNPINPMLKPATIRDICLAANTKIMVALGEFPGSDIWEKVMSIKNDLPNLKAIVRVMGPSDAKEKIVGFDEVLPSYSSEGLDSGRQIQPEDICSMYHTGGTTGTPKLAPHTHFNEAAMAFMLAEAADLYVGETTMCGLPLFHVNGTTVTGSSPFSTGAHVVILGPMGYRDPSILKNFYKIVEHYKAVTFSSVPTVLSMLLDIPKGDADISCLRYAICGAAPLSVELFKRFEEHSGMKIIEGYGLTEGTCASCVNPLHGERKVGSIGLRLPYQQMAVFIVDEEGNYMRQAEVDEIGSVCMSGPNVFKGYSDEAHNKGLYPKPGWVNTGDLGRQDADGYFWLTGRTKELIIRGGHNIDPAVIEEPLYKIQGVQVAAAVGRPDPHAGEVPVAYVQLQEGVNLDGGEILSQVEAAIGERAAVPKEVIVMDELPLTPVGKIFKPALRWDATKRIFQEVLKDLGSMAGSIDVEVVEDKIHGAIARINIAPGENISPQDIEKKVGDLLSRYTVRYKLTIS, encoded by the coding sequence ATGGGAAGACTCGAAATAAAAACACTGGCTGATATTGAGATGTTTGAAGAAACACCGATTCAGGAGCGGATGACCTGCTTCAATACCTACGAGACGATCAAGCAGGGAGCGGCCATCAACCCGGAAGCCCCGGCCATCAGTTTCATCATGTCCGGAGATGCCTACAAAGACCCCATGCAGGTGACTTACAGGGAGTTCATGCAACAAATCCACCGTGCGGCCAACGTGTTTCATGACCTGGGCGTGGGATCTAAGGATGTGATTTCCTATCTCCTGCCCAACATCCCCCAGACGCATTATGTGCTCTGGGGCGGGGAGGCGGCGGGCATCGTCAACCCCATCAACCCCATGCTGAAGCCGGCCACCATTCGCGACATCTGTTTAGCGGCCAACACCAAGATTATGGTGGCCCTGGGGGAATTCCCGGGTTCCGATATTTGGGAAAAGGTTATGTCCATTAAAAACGACCTGCCCAATCTCAAAGCCATCGTACGCGTCATGGGACCCAGCGATGCAAAGGAAAAAATTGTCGGATTCGACGAGGTGCTGCCCAGTTACAGCAGCGAGGGCCTTGATTCCGGGCGGCAAATCCAACCCGAAGACATCTGTTCCATGTATCACACCGGTGGTACCACAGGCACGCCCAAACTGGCGCCCCACACCCATTTCAACGAGGCGGCCATGGCCTTTATGCTCGCCGAAGCGGCCGATCTTTACGTCGGGGAGACCACCATGTGCGGGCTCCCGCTTTTCCACGTGAACGGCACGACGGTTACCGGATCCAGCCCTTTTTCCACGGGGGCGCATGTCGTCATTCTGGGTCCTATGGGCTACAGGGATCCGTCGATTCTAAAAAATTTCTACAAGATCGTGGAACACTACAAAGCGGTTACCTTCTCAAGTGTTCCCACGGTGCTATCCATGCTCCTGGATATCCCCAAGGGTGATGCAGACATCTCCTGCCTGCGCTATGCCATCTGTGGGGCGGCACCGCTTTCGGTGGAACTGTTCAAACGTTTCGAGGAGCACTCGGGCATGAAAATCATCGAAGGCTACGGTCTGACCGAGGGCACCTGCGCCTCTTGTGTCAATCCCCTGCACGGTGAACGCAAGGTGGGTTCCATCGGTCTGCGCCTGCCGTACCAGCAGATGGCTGTCTTCATCGTGGACGAGGAAGGCAATTATATGCGCCAGGCGGAAGTGGACGAAATCGGCAGTGTCTGCATGTCCGGCCCCAATGTGTTCAAAGGCTACAGCGACGAAGCCCACAACAAGGGACTTTACCCCAAACCGGGCTGGGTCAACACTGGGGACCTGGGGCGGCAAGATGCCGACGGTTATTTCTGGCTGACCGGCCGGACAAAGGAACTCATCATCCGCGGCGGACACAACATCGACCCGGCCGTGATCGAGGAGCCGCTGTACAAGATTCAAGGTGTGCAGGTGGCGGCGGCTGTGGGCCGTCCCGACCCCCATGCCGGCGAGGTGCCGGTAGCCTATGTTCAACTTCAGGAGGGCGTGAACCTGGACGGTGGGGAGATCCTGTCACAAGTGGAAGCGGCCATTGGTGAACGCGCCGCCGTACCCAAGGAAGTCATTGTCATGGATGAACTGCCGCTGACGCCGGTGGGAAAGATATTCAAGCCGGCCCTACGCTGGGATGCCACCAAGCGGATTTTTCAAGAAGTTCTCAAAGACCTCGGAAGCATGGCGGGTTCCATTGATGTCGAGGTCGTGGAAGACAAGATTCACGGAGCGATTGCCCGCATAAACATAGCCCCGGGGGAAAATATTTCCCCGCAGGACATTGAGAAAAAGGTGGGCGATCTGCTGTCGCGATATACCGTCAGGTACAAGTTAACGATTTCCTGA
- a CDS encoding ABC transporter ATP-binding protein → MLLEAKELNTYYGTSHALQDMSLTVAEGEIVALLGRNGMGKSTTLKTIMGLLKPRSGKVVFDGKDLTGLRPHKVARAGLGYVPEERRIFPNLTVLDNLMMGVKGGRIDSTDPEAWTIERIYAHFPFMKDRTNQKGALLSGGEQQMLTIGRTLMGNPKLLMVDEPTEGLSPVMVKEVRDVLAEISKSGISILLVEHNLKVAMSLADRIYLMGKAHIGFTGTIEDLNANPEMREKYLEV, encoded by the coding sequence ATGCTACTAGAAGCCAAGGAATTGAATACCTATTACGGCACCAGCCATGCCCTGCAGGATATGTCTCTAACGGTTGCCGAAGGGGAAATCGTGGCCCTTCTGGGCCGCAACGGCATGGGCAAAAGCACGACGCTGAAAACCATCATGGGGCTGCTGAAGCCGCGTTCGGGGAAGGTGGTTTTTGACGGCAAGGACCTTACCGGCTTGAGGCCCCATAAGGTCGCCCGGGCGGGTCTCGGCTATGTTCCCGAAGAAAGACGCATTTTTCCCAATCTGACCGTCCTGGACAACCTGATGATGGGGGTAAAGGGCGGCAGGATCGACAGCACCGATCCCGAAGCCTGGACCATCGAAAGGATATATGCGCACTTTCCCTTCATGAAAGACCGCACCAATCAGAAAGGCGCCCTTCTTTCCGGTGGTGAGCAGCAGATGCTCACGATCGGACGCACGCTCATGGGCAATCCGAAACTGTTGATGGTGGACGAGCCCACGGAGGGCCTCTCACCGGTCATGGTCAAGGAGGTCAGGGATGTCCTGGCCGAGATCAGTAAATCGGGCATTTCCATCCTGCTGGTGGAGCACAACCTCAAGGTGGCCATGTCCCTGGCAGACCGTATCTATCTAATGGGGAAGGCCCACATCGGTTTCACGGGCACCATCGAAGACCTGAATGCCAATCCGGAAATGCGGGAAAAGTACCTGGAAGTGTAA
- a CDS encoding ABC transporter ATP-binding protein, translating into MNILETQGLYHDFSGLKVLFDVNLQVSPGERHAIIGPNGAGKTTLFNVITGTYKPSRGKVVFKERNITGAGPWKILRRGMGRSFQITSTFDRMTAFQNIRLAVLSTRGIRFNLFRKVDKMKEVTAAAEEILKRINLDGERDVLAGNLSYGKHRSLEISMALATNPDLVMLDEPTAGMSKDETHYAVELIQRLTEGKTTVIIEHDMEVVFSLADRITVLHHGTILATGEPCDIRENQAVKDAYLGEMEGEAACY; encoded by the coding sequence ATGAACATCCTGGAAACACAAGGACTCTATCATGATTTCAGCGGACTGAAAGTTTTGTTCGATGTCAACCTGCAGGTGTCGCCGGGCGAGCGGCATGCCATCATCGGGCCTAACGGCGCCGGCAAGACGACCCTGTTCAACGTCATCACCGGGACCTATAAGCCCAGCCGGGGCAAGGTGGTGTTCAAAGAAAGGAACATTACCGGGGCAGGGCCCTGGAAAATTTTACGTCGGGGTATGGGCCGCTCTTTTCAGATTACCAGCACCTTCGACCGCATGACCGCCTTCCAGAATATCCGCCTGGCCGTTTTGTCAACCAGGGGTATCCGCTTCAACCTGTTCCGCAAGGTGGACAAAATGAAGGAGGTGACAGCCGCGGCCGAGGAGATTCTGAAACGGATCAACCTGGACGGCGAGCGCGATGTCCTGGCCGGAAACCTTTCCTACGGCAAACACCGCTCGCTGGAGATCAGCATGGCTCTGGCGACGAACCCGGACCTGGTCATGCTGGACGAGCCCACGGCCGGCATGTCCAAAGATGAAACCCACTACGCGGTGGAACTCATCCAAAGGCTGACCGAGGGCAAGACGACGGTCATCATCGAGCATGACATGGAGGTCGTCTTCTCCCTGGCCGACCGTATTACCGTATTGCATCACGGCACCATCCTGGCCACGGGCGAACCCTGCGACATACGGGAAAACCAGGCGGTCAAGGATGCCTATCTGGGTGAAATGGAGGGAGAGGCGGCATGCTACTAG
- a CDS encoding branched-chain amino acid ABC transporter permease, whose translation MMNKTLKWIFWIAGFVFLILYPRLFGIYYSNVFVTFAIFALYSVSFNLLLGFTGLLSFGHAMFFGTGAYGTALALTHISGFPLIPALLSGVFAAIVLALILCPIVVRVSGTAFAMLHLAFGGLMYVLALKLRGITGGEDGIGGFDIPPLSIPGIVSVDMTDPLRFFYFAMVVLIGSIWVLWFFTKTPFGQIMIAVRDNAKRVDYLGFRVPYTKAVIYVFSGAFCGMAGSVYALFQNLISAEDGFHVMTSFAPIMMTMVGGIGSFFGPIFGAAIFGLLEELTTRHTERVELVFGLVLILVIMFAPMGFVGIFQIIKAKWFTRQSA comes from the coding sequence ATGATGAACAAGACGCTAAAATGGATTTTTTGGATCGCCGGTTTTGTCTTCCTGATTCTGTATCCCCGATTGTTCGGCATATACTACTCCAATGTGTTCGTGACGTTTGCCATTTTTGCATTGTACAGCGTCAGCTTTAACCTCCTGCTGGGCTTCACCGGTCTTCTCAGTTTCGGCCACGCCATGTTTTTCGGCACCGGAGCTTACGGTACGGCGCTGGCACTAACACATATCAGCGGGTTTCCGCTGATACCGGCGCTTCTGTCCGGGGTCTTTGCCGCCATCGTGCTGGCCCTTATTTTGTGTCCTATCGTGGTCAGGGTGAGCGGTACGGCCTTTGCCATGCTGCACCTGGCGTTCGGCGGGCTCATGTATGTCCTGGCCCTGAAACTGAGAGGCATCACCGGCGGCGAAGACGGCATCGGCGGTTTCGACATCCCCCCCTTGAGCATCCCCGGAATCGTCTCGGTCGACATGACCGACCCGCTCCGGTTTTTCTATTTTGCCATGGTGGTGCTTATCGGCAGCATCTGGGTCCTTTGGTTTTTCACCAAAACCCCTTTTGGCCAGATCATGATCGCGGTACGGGACAACGCCAAGCGGGTGGATTATTTAGGCTTCCGGGTTCCTTATACCAAAGCGGTGATTTACGTGTTTTCCGGTGCGTTTTGCGGCATGGCCGGGTCGGTGTACGCCCTGTTTCAGAACCTGATTTCGGCTGAGGACGGGTTTCACGTCATGACCTCGTTCGCTCCGATCATGATGACCATGGTGGGCGGCATCGGCAGCTTCTTCGGGCCCATTTTCGGAGCGGCCATATTCGGGCTCCTGGAAGAGCTGACCACGCGCCACACCGAACGCGTGGAACTGGTGTTCGGACTGGTACTCATCCTGGTGATCATGTTTGCGCCCATGGGATTTGTCGGCATTTTTCAAATAATCAAGGCCAAGTGGTTTACGAGGCAAAGCGCCTGA